The following coding sequences are from one Melanotaenia boesemani isolate fMelBoe1 chromosome 19, fMelBoe1.pri, whole genome shotgun sequence window:
- the LOC121630437 gene encoding growth arrest and DNA damage-inducible protein GADD45 gamma-like, producing MISPGKSLKEALLFAQSEDRVTVGVYESAKIMTEDPDSVSFCVLAMDEEFECDIALQIHFTLIQSFCFDNDISIVRVSDMQRLVDIVGDKAEQLEDAHCVLITNPTEGSWEDPALEKLHLFCEESRRLNDWVPEISLPGR from the exons ATGATTTCTCCTGGAAAGTCTCTGAAAGAAGCGCTGCTCTTTGCTCAGAGTGAAGATCGAGTCACTGTTGGGGTCTACGAGAGTGCAAAAATTATGACTGA AGACCCGGACAGCGTGTCTTTCTGCGTCCTGGCCATGGATGAGGAGTTTGAGTGCGACATCGCCCTCCAGATTCACTTCACCCTCATCCAGTCCTTCTGCTTCGACAACGACATCAGCATCGTGAGAGTGAGCGACATGCAGCGCCTGGTTGATATCGTTGGAGACAAGGCGGAGCAGCTCGAAGATGCGCACTGCGTCCTCATCACG AATCCAACTGAAGGGTCTTGGGAGGACCCCGCTCTGGAGAAGCTGCACCTGTTCTGTGAGGAGAGCCGCCGTCTGAACGACTGGGTTCCTGAGATCAGCCTCCCTGGCCGTTGA
- the gadd45gb.1 gene encoding growth arrest and DNA-damage-inducible, gamma b, tandem duplicate 1 translates to MTLEEVLIQKPAERAQCAGKALEEVLVAAKDNDSLTVGVYESAKVMNLDPDSVSFCVLAMDEEFECDIALQIHFTLIQSFCFDNDISIVRVSDMQRLVDIVGDKAEQLEDAHCVLITNPTEGSWEDPALEKLHLFCEESRRLNDWVPEISLPGR, encoded by the exons ATGACTCTTGAAGAGGTCCTAATCCAGAAACCCGCCGAGCGCGCACAGTGCGCCGGCAAAGCCCTGGAGGAGGTTCTGGTGGCTGCTAAAGACAACGACTCTCTCACAGTTGGGGTCTATGAAAGCGCCAAAGTAATGAATCT AGACCCGGACAGCGTGTCTTTCTGCGTCCTGGCCATGGATGAGGAGTTTGAGTGCGACATCGCCCTCCAGATTCACTTCACCCTCATCCAGTCCTTCTGCTTCGACAACGACATCAGTATCGTGAGAGTGAGCGACATGCAGCGCCTGGTTGATATCGTTGGAGACAAGGCGGAGCAGCTCGAAGATGCGCACTGCGTCCTCATCACG AATCCAACTGAAGGGTCTTGGGAGGACCCCGCTCTGGAGAAGCTGCACCTGTTCTGTGAGGAGAGCCGCCGTCTGAACGACTGGGTTCCTGAGATCAGCCTCCCTGGCCGTTGA